One genomic segment of Brassica napus cultivar Da-Ae chromosome A3, Da-Ae, whole genome shotgun sequence includes these proteins:
- the LOC125607306 gene encoding putative nuclease HARBI1 isoform X1, translating into MSTSSSDEVDEILNEAFEEIVDQHLDNFIDSVINVQDNTRSRRTYIERDREQGQKQLWDDYFSDHPTYSADMFRRRFRMNKPLFLRIVDRLSNEVPYFQQRRNAHGRYGLTALQKCTAAIRILAYGQSGDMYDEYLRLGESTSRLCLENFTNGIINLFGNEYLRRPTPEDLQRLLDLGEARGFPGMIGSIDCMHWQWKNCPTAWKGQYTRGSGKPTIVLEAVASQDLWIWHAFFGLPGTLNDINVLDRSPVFDDILQGRAPKVKFKVNNHTYRMAYYLTDGIYPNWATFIQSIRLPQGPKAELFAERQESTRKDVERAFGVLQARFAIVKNPVLVWDKEKIGQIMKTCVILHNMIVEDERGGYTLTDTSQFESGETSRSSKVKSRTSFNVGNMLGIRNDLRDSEKHDRLKADLVENVWQKFGNEDE; encoded by the coding sequence ATGTCGACCTCGTCAAGTGATGAAGTCGATGAAATTCTAAATGAAGCCTTTGAAGAAATTGTGGATCAACATCTTGATAATTTCATCGATTCAGTCATTAATGTTCAAGACAACACCCGGAGTAGACGAACTTATATCGAAAGAGATCGAGAACAAGGACAGAAACAGCTTTGGGACGACTATTTTAGTGATCATCCTACATATTCAGCAGACATGTTTAGGCggcgttttcgaatgaacaagccattgttcctcCGCATTGTCGATCGCCTAAGTAATGAAGTTCCATactttcagcaaagaagaaaTGCTCACGGCAGGTACGGACTAACTGCACTTCAAAAATGTACGGCGGCTATACGTATACTAGCATATGGTCAATCGGGAGATATgtatgacgaatatctccgacttggtgagagTACATCACGTTtatgtttggaaaattttactaacggaataataaatttgtttggaaatgagtatctaagaagacctacaccggaggatcttcaacgattaCTCGATCTTGGAGAGGCACGCGGGTTTCCAGGTATGATCGGCTcgatcgactgtatgcattggcagtggaaaaactgcccaacggcttggaaaggccagtacacacgtggttcagggaagccgacaattgtcttagaagctgtggcatcacaagatctttggatatggcacgcatttTTTGGATTACCAGGTACTctcaacgatatcaatgttcttgatcggtcaccagtttttgatgacattttacaaggtcgagcacCAAAAGTTAAGTTCAAGGTCAATAACCACACATATCGTATGGCTTACTACCTTACTGACGGAATATATCCAAACTgggcaacatttatccaatccatccgacttcctcaaggtcctaaagcagaGCTATTTGCCGAACGTCAAGAATCtacccgaaaagatgtcgaacgggcttttggagtttTGCAAGCGAGGTTTGCAATAGTTAAAAACCCGGTTCTAGTATGGGACAAGGAAAAAATAGGACAGATTATGAAAacttgtgtcatattgcacaatatgattgTAGAGGACGAACGAGGCGGATACACTCTAACTGATACATCTCAGTTCGAGTCGGGAGAGACAAGCAGAAGTTCCAAGGTGAAAAGTAGAACAAGTTTTAATGTCGGTAATATGCTAGGCATTCGCAATGATCTTCGGGATTCAGAGAAACATGatcgtttgaaagctgatttagttgaaaaCGTTTGGCAAAAATTTGGTAACGAAGATGAATAA
- the LOC125607306 gene encoding uncharacterized protein LOC125607306 isoform X2, protein MDPAEERREMKRQKEHYMMLQCAADAQYGIPTRCLCGSRIINEVRGKEEYDSLPGKRFFTCKNYEDDGLHFRHPWVFGVQEEIESLTKRVKESEEVTLLVAKLNKQIETLAEQVHDLNVKVRVLQKVCFD, encoded by the exons ATGGACCCAGccgaagagagaagagagatgaaGAGGCAAAAGGAGCACTACATGATGCTTCAATGCGCGGCTGATGCGCAATACGGGATTCCGACGAGGTGTCTGTGTGGTTCGCGCATCATTAACGAGGTTCGTGGAAAGGAGGAGTACGACAGCCTTCCTGGGAAGCGTTTTTTCACGTGCAAGAACTACGAG GATGATGGGTTGCATTTTCGTCATCCTTGGGTGTTTGGTGTCCAGGAGGAGATCGAGAGTCTGACAAAACGTGTGAAGGAGTCCGAGGAGGTGACTCTTTTGGTGGCAAAACTCAATAAACAGATTGAAACACTGGCG GAACAGGTTCACGACCTCAATGTCAAAGTACGTGTCCTACAGAAGGTCTGCTTCGACTAA